A window of the Candidatus Polarisedimenticolia bacterium genome harbors these coding sequences:
- the mazG gene encoding nucleoside triphosphate pyrophosphohydrolase — protein MESSLHRLVEIMARLRGENGCPWDREQTLETLKVYLLEESFEVRQAIDSGDPEALREELGDLLLQVIFQSRIAQEKGWFGIEDVARGIAEKLIRRHPHLFGGSPLSTAGEVARQWEELKEEERRRRAGGSRLASVPPGLPALLRALRLSERAARSGFDWDRTAQVFDKVREEIGEWEAEVASANPDRAARELGDLLFSLVNVARHLGLDPEAALQGANDRFARRFGHLERALEGEGKDLKEAGAARLEELWQEAKRRGD, from the coding sequence ATGGAGTCTTCCCTGCACCGGCTCGTGGAGATCATGGCGCGCCTGAGGGGCGAGAACGGCTGCCCCTGGGACCGCGAGCAAACGCTCGAGACCCTGAAGGTCTACCTCCTCGAGGAAAGCTTCGAGGTCCGGCAGGCGATCGACTCGGGCGATCCCGAGGCGTTGCGCGAGGAGCTCGGAGATCTGCTGTTGCAGGTGATCTTCCAGAGCCGCATCGCCCAGGAGAAGGGATGGTTCGGCATCGAGGACGTCGCCCGGGGGATCGCCGAGAAGCTGATCCGCCGCCACCCGCACCTGTTCGGAGGATCGCCGTTGAGCACCGCCGGGGAGGTGGCCCGGCAGTGGGAGGAGCTGAAGGAGGAGGAGCGCCGGAGGAGGGCGGGCGGCTCACGGCTGGCGAGCGTTCCGCCCGGCCTGCCGGCGCTGCTGCGCGCCCTTCGCCTTTCCGAGCGCGCCGCCCGCAGCGGCTTCGACTGGGACCGAACCGCCCAGGTGTTCGACAAGGTGCGCGAGGAGATCGGCGAATGGGAGGCCGAGGTCGCCTCGGCTAATCCGGATCGCGCCGCGCGCGAGCTGGGGGATCTGCTCTTCAGCCTGGTGAACGTCGCGCGCCACCTCGGCCTCGATCCGGAGGCGGCGCTCCAGGGAGCCAACGATCGCTTCGCCCGGCGCTTCGGCCATCTGGAGCGGGCGTTGGAAGGCGAGGGAAAGGATCTGAAGGAAGCCGGCGCGGCGCGGCTCGAGGAGCTCTGGCAGGAGGCCAAGCGCCGCGGAGATTAG
- a CDS encoding DUF1844 domain-containing protein — MTDETKKTSSEVKVSDRRSFTQTGEKRTPDQPKAEPVRTAVPPQAGGGAPRAEKGEDAAGIDFDSFVRYLAQVALHQMTGARDPATGEVIVSLEEARQTIEILGMLKQKTKGNLSPQETKSLDDLLYHLKLEFSRRAATARR; from the coding sequence ATGACGGACGAGACCAAGAAGACCTCCTCGGAAGTGAAGGTGAGCGACCGGCGGTCGTTCACCCAGACGGGTGAAAAGCGCACTCCGGACCAGCCGAAGGCGGAGCCCGTCCGAACCGCCGTTCCTCCTCAGGCGGGCGGCGGCGCCCCGCGGGCCGAAAAGGGCGAGGACGCCGCCGGCATCGACTTCGACAGCTTCGTGCGTTACCTGGCGCAGGTTGCACTGCATCAGATGACCGGCGCCCGGGATCCCGCGACGGGGGAGGTGATCGTCAGTCTGGAAGAGGCCCGCCAGACCATAGAGATCCTGGGAATGCTCAAGCAGAAGACGAAAGGCAATCTCTCGCCCCAGGAAACGAAGTCCCTGGACGATCTTCTGTACCATCTCAAGCTCGAATTTTCGCGCCGGGCCGCCACCGCAAGACGCTGA
- a CDS encoding tetratricopeptide repeat protein, whose translation MERRLLALLLLSLFEIGSLPARAQEPEIIHLPQQPVQAPAPPRAPATRRTPVNVPEVLGELWFRRKSLLDKGDTAAAERQVALMRDIVRREGIFSADDLSGAFLADGNRALERGSVSRALQSFHLAKEFAPDRPGASFAVARALWSGERDFGGSLSYVFEGLRIVFKNPATRVGTLGNSLAILLAGSLLAAVLWCITAALRTARLAQHDLYEGRKRSLSNNAAQVIAWAIWLLPALLWLIGPWALVYWLAFAFVYMKRSERIVSVLACVVFLLSVPLLGWITRESKVTTDPAVRLLLESARGGIDPERVAALEQMAGSHPGEPVYRFLLAQGYHANGSIEAALQEYRQVQDEDRTNAAAWINSGNIFFATGQYAQAAEEYRRAIQADPKSALAYYNLHLALQGALHLEEADAAFRQARSLDNDLITSILSAGGGEDAKDPVDAHYSGKDLLKVVQRRDGSVASGMRAGDWLHPLPLAGALGLIACAVLAWGADGWGLGRAQRCAKCGRPFCRRCQVGMRREEGYCTACRHYYLLRDPVPPRAREERERLAASHSRWQWIARRLVSLILPGSGQIQGGRSFFGAALLWATCVSVAMLMLSGKLLAAPQIALLHSPLLTRGAPVVVIALSWLIGNTAAFETAERR comes from the coding sequence GTGGAGCGCCGCCTCCTCGCCCTCCTGCTTCTGAGCCTCTTCGAGATCGGAAGCCTTCCGGCCCGCGCCCAGGAGCCGGAGATCATCCACCTTCCCCAACAACCCGTTCAGGCGCCCGCGCCGCCGCGCGCGCCGGCGACCCGCCGGACGCCGGTGAACGTGCCGGAAGTGCTGGGCGAGCTCTGGTTCCGGCGCAAGAGTCTCCTGGACAAAGGGGATACCGCCGCCGCCGAACGGCAGGTCGCCCTGATGCGCGACATCGTTCGCCGGGAAGGGATCTTCAGCGCCGACGATCTTTCGGGCGCGTTCCTGGCGGACGGGAATCGCGCTCTGGAGCGGGGAAGCGTCTCCCGGGCTCTCCAGAGCTTCCACCTGGCCAAGGAATTCGCTCCCGATCGTCCCGGCGCCAGCTTCGCGGTGGCCCGCGCGCTGTGGAGCGGGGAGCGGGATTTCGGAGGCAGCCTGTCGTACGTTTTCGAAGGCCTCCGTATCGTCTTCAAGAATCCCGCCACGCGCGTAGGCACGCTCGGAAACTCCCTGGCGATCCTGCTCGCGGGCAGCCTGCTGGCGGCCGTCCTCTGGTGCATTACGGCCGCGCTGCGCACCGCCCGGCTCGCCCAGCACGATCTCTACGAGGGGCGAAAGCGATCCCTGTCGAACAATGCCGCCCAGGTGATCGCCTGGGCCATCTGGCTTCTCCCGGCCCTGCTGTGGCTGATCGGCCCGTGGGCCCTGGTCTACTGGCTCGCCTTCGCGTTCGTCTATATGAAGCGCTCCGAGCGGATCGTGAGCGTCCTGGCCTGCGTCGTGTTCCTCCTGAGCGTGCCGTTGCTGGGATGGATCACCCGGGAAAGCAAGGTCACGACCGACCCCGCCGTCCGGCTCCTCCTGGAATCGGCCCGCGGCGGAATCGATCCGGAGCGCGTGGCGGCGCTCGAGCAGATGGCCGGCTCCCACCCCGGCGAGCCGGTCTACCGCTTTCTCCTGGCCCAGGGCTATCACGCCAACGGCTCGATCGAAGCCGCCCTCCAGGAATACCGGCAGGTGCAGGACGAGGACAGGACCAACGCGGCCGCCTGGATCAACTCGGGCAACATCTTCTTCGCGACGGGACAATACGCGCAGGCGGCGGAGGAGTATCGGCGGGCGATTCAAGCCGACCCTAAATCGGCGCTGGCCTACTACAACCTCCACCTCGCCCTGCAGGGAGCCCTGCACCTCGAAGAGGCGGACGCCGCCTTCCGGCAGGCGCGCAGCCTCGACAACGACCTGATCACTTCCATCCTGTCGGCGGGCGGGGGAGAGGACGCTAAGGACCCGGTCGATGCCCACTACAGCGGCAAAGACCTTCTCAAGGTCGTCCAGCGCCGCGATGGCTCCGTGGCTTCCGGCATGAGAGCCGGCGATTGGCTTCACCCGCTCCCCCTCGCGGGCGCGCTCGGCTTGATCGCGTGCGCCGTGCTGGCTTGGGGAGCCGATGGGTGGGGGCTGGGAAGGGCGCAGCGGTGCGCCAAATGCGGCCGTCCGTTCTGCCGGCGGTGCCAGGTCGGAATGCGGCGGGAGGAAGGGTATTGCACCGCCTGCCGGCACTATTACCTCCTGAGGGATCCCGTTCCTCCGCGGGCCCGCGAGGAGCGCGAGCGTCTCGCGGCCTCGCATTCGCGATGGCAATGGATCGCCCGGCGGCTCGTCTCCCTCATCCTGCCGGGCTCCGGGCAGATTCAAGGAGGCCGCTCGTTTTTCGGCGCGGCTCTTCTCTGGGCGACGTGCGTCTCCGTGGCCATGCTCATGCTCTCCGGCAAGCTCCTCGCCGCCCCGCAGATCGCGCTCCTTCACTCGCCTCTGCTGACGCGCGGCGCTCCGGTCGTCGTCATCGCCCTGTCATGGCTGATCGGCAACACCGCCGCGTTCGAGACGGCCGAGAGGAGATAG
- a CDS encoding DUF4388 domain-containing protein — protein sequence MALKGTLRDFSLADIFQLIGLQKKTGVLTLKSGQEVVTVSFLDGNVVAADSLHRRLEDRLGTVLVKTKQITPAQLQEALKVQKQTLKRLGNVLVEQKLVSQEALREALRIQVTQMIYRLFRWRDGDYEFSQEEKLDFDRQNVIPLSAESVLMEGARILDEWPMIEKRIGPLTGIYARTESANRALKGGSGQASPVLSAEEKAVLQLLGENKTIQDVIESNTASEFDTCRVLYELIGRQLAEKVAVGEVSAPSKPAPKVRPPVEPVVRERSSPWGRLMVGLVVGLSLLTAPLNPLNGLSLPGTGGATLGEFRHQVSRTRLERLHYAIQVFFILNRGYPQDLNYLVVGGLLRPEDLRDPWGREYLYRTVNWGYELQGFGPEGKADPALLVRSVNPR from the coding sequence ATGGCCCTCAAGGGAACTCTCCGCGACTTCAGCCTGGCCGACATCTTTCAGCTCATCGGCCTGCAGAAGAAGACCGGCGTGCTGACGCTGAAGAGCGGGCAAGAGGTCGTGACCGTCTCGTTCCTCGACGGAAACGTCGTGGCCGCCGACTCTCTGCACCGCCGCCTCGAGGATCGGCTCGGGACGGTGCTCGTGAAGACGAAGCAGATCACTCCCGCCCAGCTGCAGGAGGCGCTGAAGGTCCAGAAGCAGACCCTGAAGAGGCTGGGCAACGTTCTCGTGGAGCAGAAGCTGGTCAGCCAGGAAGCGCTCCGGGAAGCGCTGCGGATTCAAGTGACCCAGATGATCTACCGCCTCTTCCGCTGGAGGGACGGCGATTACGAGTTCAGCCAGGAGGAGAAGCTCGACTTCGACCGGCAGAACGTCATTCCGCTGTCGGCCGAGAGCGTGCTGATGGAAGGAGCCCGGATTCTCGACGAATGGCCGATGATCGAGAAGCGTATCGGCCCCCTCACCGGGATTTACGCGCGCACGGAAAGCGCCAACCGGGCGCTCAAGGGCGGCTCAGGACAGGCCTCTCCCGTTCTCAGCGCCGAGGAAAAAGCCGTCCTGCAGCTGCTCGGCGAGAACAAGACGATCCAGGACGTGATCGAAAGCAACACCGCCAGCGAGTTCGACACCTGCCGGGTCTTGTACGAGCTGATCGGCCGGCAGCTCGCCGAAAAGGTGGCGGTCGGGGAAGTCAGCGCCCCGAGCAAGCCGGCCCCGAAGGTTCGACCTCCCGTGGAGCCGGTGGTTCGGGAAAGATCCTCGCCTTGGGGCCGCTTGATGGTCGGTCTGGTCGTCGGGCTCTCCCTCCTCACGGCCCCCTTGAATCCGCTCAACGGCCTGTCGCTGCCGGGAACCGGCGGCGCCACGCTCGGCGAGTTTCGACATCAGGTCAGCCGCACGCGGCTGGAGCGCCTGCACTACGCCATCCAGGTTTTCTTCATCCTGAATCGGGGCTATCCGCAGGACTTGAACTACCTCGTCGTCGGAGGACTGCTCCGCCCGGAAGATCTCCGGGACCCCTGGGGAAGGGAGTACCTCTATCGAACCGTGAACTGGGGCTATGAGCTTCAAGGCTTCGGTCCGGAAGGAAAAGCCGATCCGGCGTTGCTGGTGCGCTCGGTCAATCCGCGCTGA
- the dnaK gene encoding molecular chaperone DnaK codes for MSKIIGIDLGTTNSVVAVIEGGKPVVISNSEGSRTTPSVVAFTDKGERLVGQVAKRQAVTNPENTIFSIKRFMGRRFDEVTEEMKMVPYKVIRGQNGDARVQVRDKNSSPPEISAAILQKMKQSAEDYLGEKVTRAVITVPAYFNDAQRQATKDAGQIAGLTVERIVNEPTAAALAYGLDKKKNETIAVYDFGGGTFDISILEVGEGVVEVKSTNGDTHLGGDNIDHRIIDWIVAEFKKEQGIDLSKDRMALQRLKEAAEKAKMELSTVGETEINLPFITADASGPKHLLMKLTRARFEQLAMDLFERSLPPCKRALEDAGLKPENIDEVVLVGGSTRIPKIQEIVKAFFRKEELNKEVNPDEVVAIGAAIQAGVLGGDVKDLLLLDVTPLSLGIETLGGVFTRLIERNSTIPTRKSETFSTAADNQTSVEVHVLQGEREMARDNRTLGRFHLVGIPSAPRGVPQIEVTFDIDANGIVNVSAKDLGTGREQKITITHSSGLNKEDIDKMVREASSHADEDKKKKEEVEAKNKADNLVYSTEKLLEENKDKIPPEEASQVQAAVDDLKKAVTEGGAEGIQRATDVLLKASHKIADRMYQQAAPGAREGQEPPPAEGSAEPERKEGDVIDAEYVDVDEGKK; via the coding sequence ATGAGCAAGATTATCGGCATCGACCTAGGCACCACCAACTCGGTGGTGGCCGTCATTGAAGGAGGGAAACCGGTCGTCATCTCCAACTCCGAGGGCAGCCGGACGACTCCCTCGGTGGTCGCCTTCACCGACAAAGGAGAGCGGTTGGTGGGCCAGGTGGCCAAGCGACAGGCGGTCACCAACCCGGAGAACACGATCTTCTCGATCAAGCGCTTCATGGGGCGCCGGTTTGACGAGGTGACCGAGGAGATGAAGATGGTGCCCTACAAGGTCATCCGCGGCCAGAACGGGGATGCCCGGGTCCAGGTCCGGGACAAGAACTCCTCGCCCCCCGAGATCTCCGCCGCCATCCTCCAAAAGATGAAGCAGTCCGCCGAAGACTACCTCGGCGAAAAAGTCACCCGGGCGGTGATCACGGTCCCCGCCTACTTCAACGACGCCCAGCGACAGGCCACCAAGGATGCCGGACAGATCGCCGGTCTCACCGTGGAGCGGATCGTCAACGAGCCGACCGCGGCGGCGCTGGCCTACGGACTCGACAAGAAGAAGAACGAAACGATCGCCGTGTACGACTTCGGCGGCGGAACGTTCGACATCTCGATTCTGGAGGTGGGCGAGGGGGTCGTGGAGGTGAAGTCCACCAACGGGGACACGCACCTCGGCGGCGACAACATCGACCATCGGATCATCGACTGGATCGTGGCGGAGTTCAAGAAGGAGCAGGGCATCGATCTCTCGAAGGATCGGATGGCTCTTCAGCGGCTCAAGGAGGCCGCGGAAAAAGCGAAGATGGAGCTCTCCACGGTGGGGGAGACCGAGATCAACCTCCCGTTCATCACCGCCGACGCTTCGGGTCCCAAGCACCTGTTGATGAAGCTGACGCGGGCCCGTTTCGAGCAGCTGGCGATGGATCTCTTCGAGCGCTCCTTGCCGCCGTGCAAGCGCGCCCTGGAGGACGCGGGCCTGAAGCCCGAGAACATCGACGAAGTGGTCCTGGTCGGCGGATCGACCCGGATTCCGAAGATTCAGGAGATCGTGAAGGCCTTCTTCCGCAAGGAGGAGCTCAACAAGGAGGTCAATCCCGACGAGGTCGTCGCGATCGGCGCCGCCATCCAGGCGGGCGTCCTCGGCGGCGACGTGAAGGACCTGCTCCTCCTGGACGTCACGCCGCTCTCCCTGGGGATCGAGACTCTGGGAGGAGTCTTCACGCGGCTGATCGAGCGCAACAGCACGATCCCTACGCGTAAGAGCGAGACCTTCTCGACCGCGGCCGACAATCAGACGAGCGTGGAGGTCCACGTGCTGCAAGGGGAGCGGGAGATGGCGCGCGACAACCGCACCCTCGGCCGCTTCCATCTCGTCGGAATCCCCTCGGCTCCCCGGGGCGTCCCGCAGATCGAGGTCACGTTCGACATCGACGCCAACGGTATCGTGAACGTCTCCGCCAAGGATCTCGGGACGGGACGCGAGCAGAAGATCACGATCACGCACAGCAGCGGCTTGAACAAGGAGGACATCGACAAGATGGTGCGCGAGGCCTCCTCCCACGCCGACGAGGACAAGAAGAAAAAGGAGGAGGTGGAGGCTAAGAACAAGGCCGACAATCTCGTCTACAGCACCGAGAAGCTCCTGGAGGAGAACAAGGACAAGATTCCGCCCGAGGAGGCTTCCCAGGTCCAGGCGGCGGTCGACGATCTCAAGAAGGCGGTGACCGAAGGCGGAGCGGAGGGGATTCAGCGGGCGACCGACGTCCTCCTGAAGGCCTCGCACAAGATCGCCGATCGGATGTACCAGCAGGCCGCTCCCGGCGCCCGGGAAGGACAGGAGCCGCCGCCCGCCGAGGGCTCCGCGGAGCCCGAGCGGAAAGAGGGGGACGTGATCGACGCCGAGTACGTGGACGTGGACGAAGGGAAAAAGTAG
- a CDS encoding Hsp20/alpha crystallin family protein has product MTVVQWDPLRELLALKDRMNKIIENAMSRSQYGGSGDAGTWSPAVDIYETPEKFVVTAELPGFTPGEIDVRISANTLTLRGERKLEKGIQQENYHRIERSYGTFLRSFPLPAGVKASEARAEYKLGILQIEMPKARESGPEQVRVPVS; this is encoded by the coding sequence ATGACCGTCGTGCAGTGGGACCCTCTCCGCGAGCTCCTGGCTCTCAAGGACCGGATGAACAAGATCATCGAGAACGCGATGTCCCGGAGCCAGTACGGGGGCTCCGGGGACGCCGGCACCTGGTCTCCGGCCGTGGACATCTATGAAACTCCGGAGAAATTCGTCGTGACGGCCGAGCTCCCGGGATTCACCCCCGGGGAGATCGACGTCCGGATCTCGGCGAACACCCTCACCCTCCGGGGGGAGCGCAAGCTCGAGAAGGGAATCCAGCAGGAGAATTACCATCGCATCGAGCGCTCCTACGGGACATTTCTGAGGAGCTTTCCCCTGCCGGCCGGCGTCAAGGCCTCCGAGGCCCGCGCCGAATACAAGCTGGGCATCCTGCAGATCGAGATGCCCAAGGCGCGGGAGTCGGGTCCGGAGCAGGTGCGCGTGCCGGTCTCCTGA
- the dnaJ gene encoding molecular chaperone DnaJ produces the protein MPAVDYYEVLGVGRKARPAEIKKAYKRLARKCHPDLNPGNRTAEEQFKRITEAYAVLSDPEKRRRYDQGGLGAEGSPFQGAGGAGPGVPPDFGAAGFGGGFSDIFAEIFGEGPAPREREPRTGGDRVYPMRIGFFDALRGLTTTIQIEGEEACPVCAGLGVVASSRARVCPDCHGTGKVERFGGRIRFTPTCRRCGGSGRLMEETCSRCSGSGKISRVQKLQVQIPPGVDTGSRVRIAGKGGAGVLGGPPGDLYILIQVDSHPFFSRAGDQILCTVPVTFSEAALGSKVEVPTVDGPATIRIPPGTQSGQKLRLRGRGAPSLRGGARGDQIVEVKVVTPDVRDEKAKTLLRQLAELDRTDLRSHLGTRS, from the coding sequence ATGCCCGCGGTGGACTATTACGAAGTGCTCGGGGTCGGCCGCAAGGCGCGCCCGGCCGAGATCAAAAAAGCCTACAAGCGCCTCGCGAGAAAGTGCCATCCCGATCTGAATCCGGGCAACCGCACCGCCGAAGAGCAATTCAAGCGCATCACCGAGGCTTATGCCGTCCTCTCGGATCCCGAGAAGCGCCGCCGGTACGATCAGGGAGGGCTGGGGGCCGAGGGTTCTCCCTTCCAGGGCGCCGGGGGAGCCGGCCCTGGAGTCCCCCCCGATTTCGGGGCGGCGGGATTCGGAGGCGGGTTCTCCGACATCTTCGCGGAGATATTCGGCGAGGGGCCCGCGCCGCGCGAGCGCGAGCCGCGCACCGGAGGGGACCGCGTCTATCCGATGCGGATCGGCTTCTTCGACGCGCTGCGCGGCCTGACGACGACCATCCAGATCGAAGGAGAGGAAGCCTGCCCCGTCTGCGCCGGCCTCGGCGTCGTGGCCTCCTCGCGCGCCCGCGTCTGTCCCGACTGTCACGGCACTGGAAAAGTGGAGCGTTTCGGGGGAAGGATCCGCTTCACTCCCACCTGCCGCCGGTGCGGGGGCAGCGGCCGGCTGATGGAGGAGACGTGCAGCCGCTGCTCGGGGTCGGGGAAGATCAGCCGCGTCCAGAAGCTGCAGGTGCAGATTCCCCCGGGAGTCGACACCGGGTCCCGGGTTCGCATCGCCGGCAAAGGGGGCGCCGGCGTCCTGGGCGGCCCGCCCGGCGATCTCTACATCCTGATCCAGGTCGACTCGCATCCTTTCTTCTCCCGCGCCGGAGACCAGATCCTGTGCACCGTCCCCGTGACGTTCAGCGAGGCGGCGCTCGGATCGAAGGTCGAGGTCCCGACCGTGGACGGGCCGGCCACCATCCGGATCCCCCCCGGAACGCAAAGCGGGCAGAAGCTCCGCCTGCGGGGCCGCGGCGCGCCGTCCCTGCGAGGCGGAGCGCGGGGCGATCAGATCGTCGAGGTCAAGGTCGTGACGCCCGACGTGCGCGACGAAAAGGCGAAGACCCTCCTGCGGCAGCTGGCGGAGCTCGATCGAACCGATCTGAGGAGCCATCTCGGGACACGTTCGTAG
- a CDS encoding MerR family transcriptional regulator, whose protein sequence is MISVVSKRFDVHPQTLRLYEREGLLKPSRTEGNTRLYSDEDLNRLSRILRLTRDLGVNLAGVEVVLNMQEVMDRMEHEFNDLLESLREELRKREKETRTRPSQALVHARPGRVIPIKKG, encoded by the coding sequence ATGATCAGCGTCGTTTCGAAGCGCTTCGATGTACATCCTCAGACGCTGAGGCTCTACGAGCGCGAAGGTCTCCTGAAGCCGAGCCGCACGGAAGGAAACACGCGCCTCTATTCCGATGAGGATTTGAACCGCCTCTCCCGGATCCTGCGCCTCACCCGCGATCTCGGCGTGAATCTCGCGGGCGTGGAGGTCGTCCTGAACATGCAGGAGGTCATGGACCGGATGGAGCACGAGTTCAACGATCTCCTGGAGTCGCTGCGCGAGGAGCTGCGCAAGCGGGAAAAAGAAACCCGGACACGGCCCTCTCAGGCCCTCGTCCACGCCCGTCCCGGGCGTGTGATCCCTATCAAGAAGGGGTGA
- a CDS encoding RNA polymerase sigma factor RpoD/SigA — MDEENVIRKRVSSETLKKYLQEISRLERITPDEEKVLGDLIQGGDRQALQRLVEANLRFVVSFAKKYRGCGLSFLDLINEGNIGLIEAAKRFNPKKNVKFITYAVWWVRQAIIHALSDHSGAFRLPQKQANLLYRIGKTISQLTLELERHPSPDEIARKLDIQVEEVTNLLQVADENVSLSTVIDEEHDFHLSDKLEQEQIPSADDTLLRDSLRTHLSACLDELDPKEEKVLRLRFGLDEEEPKTLKEIGEMMGLSRERIRQIEAQALEKLNRSQKCQQLRGYLN, encoded by the coding sequence ATGGACGAAGAAAACGTAATTCGGAAGCGCGTTTCCTCCGAGACGCTCAAGAAGTACCTTCAGGAGATTTCCCGCCTGGAGCGGATCACGCCCGACGAGGAGAAGGTCCTCGGCGATCTCATCCAAGGGGGAGATCGGCAGGCGCTCCAGCGCCTGGTGGAAGCCAATCTCCGGTTCGTCGTGAGCTTCGCCAAGAAGTACCGCGGCTGCGGCCTGTCGTTCCTCGACCTGATCAACGAGGGGAACATCGGCCTGATCGAGGCCGCCAAGCGCTTCAATCCGAAGAAGAACGTCAAGTTCATCACCTACGCCGTCTGGTGGGTGCGCCAGGCCATCATCCACGCCCTGTCCGACCACAGCGGGGCGTTCCGGCTTCCCCAGAAGCAGGCCAACCTGCTGTATCGAATCGGCAAGACGATCTCCCAGCTCACCCTCGAGCTGGAGCGCCATCCGAGTCCCGACGAGATCGCGCGCAAGCTCGACATCCAGGTGGAGGAGGTGACCAACCTTCTCCAAGTGGCGGACGAAAACGTCTCGCTGTCCACTGTCATCGACGAGGAGCACGACTTCCACCTCTCCGACAAGCTGGAGCAGGAGCAGATCCCTTCGGCCGACGACACGCTGCTTCGCGATTCGCTGAGGACCCATCTCTCCGCCTGTCTGGACGAGCTGGATCCCAAGGAGGAGAAGGTCCTGCGCCTGCGCTTCGGGCTGGACGAGGAAGAACCGAAGACCCTGAAGGAAATCGGCGAGATGATGGGCCTGTCGCGCG